ttaacaATTGCATAAACAACCAAAATGCTATTCTCCTTGCTTCTATCCTTTGTCTTAAATAATGGAACACAGTGCAAAATTCATTTGCACTTTCTTAACCAGCTGATTTCCTACTCTAATCCTACACTTCTGTCTACATAACTTCTTTCCTATCAGTGATACTTCTGTGACAATAGCAGTGTTGTCCAGAGTTCCAAGTGTAGCCCATTTTTGCAACACAATTAGCGACAAACACTACAAGGATCAGTCACATCATCAGGACAACATAGAACTGATGGGGGAGAGCCCCCTTCTTCATTAATAAGTCTTCAACCTCTCGCAAGGCAGCCATCCTTCCATTTTGCTCTCAGCTGTGAAAGCTGAATTGCAGGATACTTTGGTGTTTGCAATTTCATGACCAGTCGTTATGTTCTTCCCCGCTCACTCTTCTTAAACTCCAAATTCCATCTTCCCTGAGAATAGGGCCAGAAGTAACAATTAAAATAGCAAATGTCTTCAGAAAAGTTACATAGAATTTACATCCGGCTGCCAAAGTACGTTTTGCTACACTAAAAACCATCCTGGTATTCCTCATTTTGCAATCAAGGTTCCCTCTGAACTCCATAAAGTGGATGGGATGGATGATGGGTAAGAGATAATGATAAACTGAGCAGCCAACATTTACTGCCCACATCAGATCGAGGATAACTCTGAAATCTGAGCATTTAGTGATGGTGTCCAATGGACAAAACTAGAGGAATAAGGCATCCTAATACTAGGGCTGCAACCTCCAGACGACTGAGTCCTTTTCCTCCAGTTGATTCAGGTTTGTGGCTATGAGCAATTCCTCCTACTTCTGGGAGGACATGAACTGTGGCAACATAAAGAAAAGtcccagcagaaaacagcataGCAACTCCGGTGGCATTGACTTCTGAAAGGGCTTCTTTGCTgctctgaaatagaaaaaaaataaaaattgaaaaagcagaaaataaggaTAAGCAGAAGTTCTTCaatcagtaataaaaaaaatccctaagtGTCCAGACAGTAGGATTTCTGACAACTCTTGTTCTCTCACAATGACAATGCTTTAATGTGTTGTTTTGTGTCTTGCACCTTATGTGTAGCAACTGGCATTCTAAAGCTGATGTGGGGGGCAGAAAAACACCTCTCATCCTAGTTAGTTCACTTCAGACTTCCAGGAACCcttacagaagaaagaagtcaGCCCATGCAAAAGCACCTTGTTTGAGCATCTCATAGCAAcacaaaaaacatcaaaatgacAACACgtgctttgaaaaaataaagttcagaTTACAAGGCCAGAAATTTTAGGTAGGACACTCAAGACtgactttttccctttttgtaaaCAGAGTTCAAATAAGATGTTAGCCTTTAAATACCTGGTCCCCTGCTGGTCAGAACGAGATTTGCTAAATTTAAGTTCCAAATCATCATTCATTCAACACTTGATTTGTATGTGCAAGTAAACACCCAAACCTTTCCCAGAATTTCCATGCAAACTTCATAAAGAAACGCATCTTCTGGATGAAAACTGAGCACCCTGTCACATTCATAAGAGGATTAAGATCATGCTACAAATCAGTAAATGCAATGAAATTGAAACCCACTCATTGGTTTCAAAATCCTTTTTGAACAATTTCCAGCTCAAGTGTGATGTTAGTTCTCTGGTATACTCGCAGGTTATTTTTGCAAAGAGCAGAGATACATCTTCTGCTCTGGCACTACAAAACCACTGTGACAGCCCTTATGCCTTTTCaattctctgttctttttgaagtgcaaaatgcaaaaccaacTCTTAGTGAGCCTACATCAAAAGAATGCTCTAACAGCACTCATTTCTGTTTACAAACTCAACCCTTTCTGCTGCCTCCTGTACTGCAATATTAAATATAACTCCTTTCCAGCAGGTAAAGGGATTAGCCCAAATGATTTACTTTATCTTTCCTCTCATGCCTTCAGCCTCACGAGATCACATTAGATTCTTcgcaccagcacagcccactGCAGTCAGCAATACAGGAGTGTCATAGGAAATGCTATGAGAAGCAAGAAACATTGAATTTGGACAGTTTATAAACTCATGTGCCATGACCCATTTCACAGGCCATTTGTTGAATGGAGCCAAGACAAGACTATGCTTTAAGGAGTATGAGAGGCAAAAAGGCTGTTCTAGCTGAGGATTCAGCTTCTGACACAGCATGAAAAAGACTTTGAACATATAGGACCAATGCTGGGATGGTgggggaaacaaacaaatatgTGGGTAGAAAATAAAGTAAGTGTTGCAtgcagcaacactgaaaattgCTTAGTTATCTAGTCATCAGATAAAAGCTGGTATATCAGTAAATTGTTctcagcagggagcagcagaaaggagaaaagagaaaacagccgTCTAAAAAAAAGCTACACAAAATTACAGAGTTGTATCACTGGTTCTGATGGTAAGCAtgggttatttttctgtttcacacaTTCGTATTGCTACCTTTtaaccacttttttttaatctccattCTGCTAAATTTTTGAAGCCATTTGGAATTATGTTCTATGACACTTGTATGAAATTCCTTTCCCCAAACTCCACCACTAAGCTACATTTCAGGCAGAACAAAATCTTAGACCTACCTTGCTTAGCCCTAAGTATGTCACCATTGACATAACAGGTGCTGCTAACGCAAAGACAAGCAAGTGTTTTCTAATTCGATTCCGTTCCAGCCCAGCATGCATCAGGAAGGAAACCAGGCCAAAGGCAGCTGGTGCctgcaaaaaataatatttgctgGTAATACAATACCTTCTAAAATCCCCTGAAATCTGAGATAAAATTGAAATACAACTTACTACATTGAAATGCACTGGATTGGAAGAAATTCAGGGAGAGTATCAGTATGTTCATTTAACTCAAATTAACAGAATTCTGCAGATTGCCCTACCTTAACAGTACCTAATGGAAACTCATGTTCTGGCCATCAGAGTACACATATTTGAGCAGTCattataaatatgaaatgttcATTCTGATGAATCATTGCTATAATGTCTACATCTCAATTAAcaggtaatttctttttttgttctgataATACTACACATTCTTGATGGACAGTTTCTTTATGTACAGCAGAAAAATTCTACAATTAACACAGACCAGGAAAAATTCCCAAAGATAACTGTCAGCCTCCACATGAACTAAAACTTAAGAGTTCTTTTGATTAGTACATcattcagtttcatttctgttcccaCTGGGAAGCAAACAAAtacttccttcttctccttctgctAGCATCTAGTTTCTTATCCACAAGCCATAGCTGTCCTGTCCTCACAGAATTTACTCTATTTTCACTCACATAAAGACAACAGCAGTCCACCCTGACATTTTGGAGATAAGACAAGCTAAAATATATTGAGCATTTTTTATacacagaatgttttttttaaacctagaAGAAAACCATGATAATCTTGATAATCTTTTATAGGAGAATTGTCCTCTTCTAAAAttgcagaatttcagaaataatttgattttgaacattaagaataataaaagcaaGTTTCACTTGGCTATAGCCATAAACTAAGCTTCACAGCAAGATGCAACACTGACATTGCCACTAACATTTGAAGAGGGTTATGTAAACCACAATTTCTTGTATCAACAGTGAAGAAAAGACACACTAGATTGGGATTTCCTAACATTGTGAACTATGCAAACAATATTTTGGATAAGTGCATGACTAACTACTGTAATATATGCACGTGCTACTGTAAGTCAATTATGCATCTGCACACATACGCTTAGAACCTATATAGCTAATAGATACCTTTACacaaatatcaaagaaaaaaaagatcttcCCAACTTCAAGAGCCTTTTTTTGCCTGTTACCATCAGAAAAGCGTTTaagtttttcctgcagaaatggcATATGACTGATGTTGAAGCTACTACAGTAACAGAGGTAACCAGTTGTAATTTAGTACACTGACATTAAGTTGTTTCAAAAGACCAATCCTTTAAACACTAAAACTCTTTGTAACAAATATCCTTCCCATTTTCTTAacatcacagaaacaaaaaactgtTGTAATCAAcatcaaaactgcttttcctccttgaaCACACTGCATATACCTTTGTGCTTCGCCCTCTAGGACTTCTCTGAATACATCTCTTAAAGCAGTAAGAATTTTGAGGGTTTacgtttaattttttttttttcagaaaaagtcaGTGTGAAGCTGCCACATTTCATCTTGAGCTATTCTTCTCTCTCTACTGTTGGGAGAACTTTCCCAACCATTGCAACCAAGGCAGGCAGTACAGAGTGAGAATTCTCTCTCTCATTTGTACCCTACTCTGATTTAGCATCCATCATTTGCTATTCTGTCATACATCATGCCAGTGGTCCTTGAACATGTACTACTAACCTGTTCGTTTCAACGATGTTACACATTTCCATATTACACCACTACGGAAACTTAAGATCTTTATTACTTTCCGTATGCTTGAggtcttttaaagaaaaaagcatgaattTTCTGTATGACGACTTACCTTGTGCAACATAATGGCAACAAACACTATCAACTGGACACTAGTCTGAGAAGTAGAAGCTGCTGCACCCAATGCAACACCATCAGCTGAAACAGGAGCACAAATTCCTGGATCATTCTTCCACACCGGTTTCAGCTTTCCCACCCCCTCAACAGCTGACAGCCCAAAACATGCTGATTTGAGAAGTCCTGTTACTAAAAAGTGCCATCAACAATACCAACCCCAGCACAACTTTGTTTATTAAGCCACAGTCATTTCAGGACATGAGACAAACCCTCAACAGGAGCTGTCTCATATTTCTCCCCAAACCATACTGAGAATCTATTCAGTATTGACACTTTCTGACAAATTAGAACCAGGTAAcaagtttaattattttagtcTTCTGTAGAAGTGTCGTCTTGTCTAAAATAAGAAATCTGGTTTAGATTCTAAGCAttgaaagaattttaattattatcCTTTAAATGAGTTTTCAAATATGAATACTACTGTAAATACTTTTTCACCATTTAACATAAATATACTGtctaaatgaaaaagtaaacagATATGTTAATCATTAATATATAGTCACTTTTagtgatgaaatatttttgatctCATGACTCTGACAACCTTCAGCAGGAGAGATTTAAAAGCATCATATCTACACTACACATGTATAGTGAAGAATTACAACATGAACACAGGTTGACTGCAACACATGCACAACTTTTTCAGTCCTTGCAAGTCAGCCCAAATACATTTCAGTCAAATCTTAGCATTCCAGCCTATAATATCCTTTTTCCCcacaatatattatttttcttaaacttaattttttaaaaacgCACAGGTCATCTGCCAAGCAAACCCAAAGGTGTTTCATACCACTTATCAAATGTGTTAACATGCATTGAAATTTAGCAGCTAAAACAGCCAGCAAAGGAAttgaagaagcagagagggagcGTCACACAATTTTTCAGATGGGGTGGGGAAAAGTAGTGAAAATACTGAACCCAAATAAAACTCCATGGAACATTCTGAGCACTGGAGTATGTTTTCCCCAGTAAGTTTTTGGGAAGACCCTTAGTTCTCCCTGGcctattttttttgttaaaagccactttcagaaacaaaactccAGTGTTTCTAGCACATCTGAAGATGAGCCATACAGCAATGCAAGTCCTTGTCAAGTGCTAACAATAAGTCCCATGTTACCTGCAGCATGGACTACTAGTCCCAGTGTTGTGGTGATTTTGGAGTTGCCTGATCTTGCAGCTTCTGGATCTGAAACAGTCATTAGAAAAATTTGgataaagtgaaaaaatacagaaattatgCTGGAAGAGAAACTCTAAGTATCGCTACACCTCTCTAGCAGGTGCTTACACAGTTACATTTAAAACTAGCAccttttgtatttctgcacTAGATTCACTGCAGTCTGATACCCAACGCCTTCAAATCACCAAAGTTCTTCCAAAAATCAAGTGAACAGAATCATAGACAACTCTTTGCAATTTACAGAATCATTGATATAGTCAGAagcagttgtttttcttaacCCCCTGAACCAAACGTTAAAGTTCTGTGCTaccaaggggaagaaaagctaGTTTTGCATGCCCAGAATCCAGAGGTGCTCCAAGAGTCAGGATGATTATCCCCACATAGCTCAATGTTGGCGTTTTCCCTCAGATGACAGTCTGGGGCAGGCTCTTTCGCACCGATTCTCTGGCAGATCCTAGTAAGCAATAAATTCTACCTGTCATGGCAGCAGTTGCAAAGATCTCCCTCCAACGTTACACAccacagagaagaaacacagccagcactgcttAAGATCCCTGTTTCAACTGCAATTGTATGACTGCTCCTCCTCTGAGGACATTACAGGATAGCTCACAACATGACACAACAGGGCAATATCCACCACTACAGTGTGGTGGATCACACAGTCAGCAGTGAAActgttataaaaaaatcactgcaatgAACAGTGAACAGGGCAGGTAAGTCCTACACAAGTACAGAAGCATCTTGTAACTCAACTGTTTAATTCCACATAGCTGAACAGCCATTATTTGATTATTCTAGTGGTCAGTGAGCTGACTGCAAGCACAATTACACAGCCATTTTAGTAAGTCTGCACTGCCACCAAAATTAAAAGTCCAGTCCTGTTCCTTTCCTCTCGCctgtccccccaccctccaGTCTCTCTTTTCATGCCCAGGCACCCAGCAAGTTGCCCAGCAAGTCAGATCAGGAAAGCGAGCTGGCTAAAATCTAATGTATTCTCTCTTGTCTGATCGATCTTCTGAATCAAGGGAAGCCTATTTGAACAATTAATTGCCCAAGCTGCATTTGGATGACTGCAATAGTGTACTCACATCAAACAGGAGATATTCACAAAGAACATTTCCTTTAGATTTGTTTTGGATTTACCAGAACTAAACACACCCAAAGAGAGTCCCATTTGATTTCACATCTCTGTTATGGCCTACAGTATTTTTCTAGTTCAGACAAAGTAAAATCTACCCACTTGGGAGATACTAAAACTACCAGACGCTGgttcaaatgagaaaaatgtttttttctttggtagttttaaataacattacAAAAACACTACTACATTTCCTGTGACAGAGGTACAGACTAGATAAAAACTTTTCCTTAATATTCTATTTCATAGTAACTCTAACACCATAATAGACCACAGCCTATTTTTCCCTGGTATTTGCTCTGATCAGAGATCTAGGAAAAGATCATAACCCCTAGGAACCAAGAATTCTTCTGGCAGTTGCTCACCTGCATCCCCTCATCACCCTCACTGCCGCTGTTCCCTTTAAGCTCTGAAAATCAGCTAGCCATGGCTGTGGCTCCCTTTACACTTCCCCAGCAACAGAAAGGTGACTGTTCCTGCACTGGCTTACTTATCCCACCACACCAATTCCACCCAAGCATTTGCATAGCTGCACTGTAAACTGCCAAGGATCCAACCAGAACATAGCCCCTCTCCTTTTTGCACGTTTTACTTTTCCTTCAAGATCAATTCCTTAATTTTTGAGGGCCAAACTCTACCAGATGAAATTATGTGGGAGAAAACGAGCAGCCAAAGGCACTAAGATACCTTTCCAGACAACAAAACACCTTTGGTGCATTTCAAGCTACAGCTTGAGCATGAAGCCACAGGTAGGAAACAAAGGTAACTGTAGGCATTTTTATAGTCTTGCAAAGAAGCTGCAAAATCTTTGGTC
This genomic stretch from Falco naumanni isolate bFalNau1 chromosome 7, bFalNau1.pat, whole genome shotgun sequence harbors:
- the SLC39A9 gene encoding zinc transporter ZIP9, translating into MDDFRSICLLSLAMLVACYVAGIIPLAVNFSEERLKLVTVLGAGLLCGTALAVIVPEGVHALYEDILEGKHHPASEMQRVIESEKVAEIPVAHEYGHDHSRLHAYIGVSLVLGFVFMLLVDQIGSSHVHSTDDPEAARSGNSKITTTLGLVVHAAADGVALGAAASTSQTSVQLIVFVAIMLHKAPAAFGLVSFLMHAGLERNRIRKHLLVFALAAPVMSMVTYLGLSKSSKEALSEVNATGVAMLFSAGTFLYVATVHVLPEVGGIAHSHKPESTGGKGLSRLEVAALVLGCLIPLVLSIGHHH